One region of Wyeomyia smithii strain HCP4-BCI-WySm-NY-G18 chromosome 3, ASM2978416v1, whole genome shotgun sequence genomic DNA includes:
- the LOC129731677 gene encoding uncharacterized protein LOC129731677, whose product MDFRLAMEVWVLAFLNPSHSSSSIQITDLQHNPGLLALDMGKSFVRIGKHRLYHVVDLKQCEPIFARLDVAIHGLKSFGNLSDLTAMLESKFSNTRKMFQNLMPRQRNKRGLLNFVGSAIKQITGNLDNDDLIEISKTLKALEIDDKILINENNEQARINTQLQDRLNKFIEQFEFDHNLIRKNLIAAKSNSGIDKTIKLLREILKINIQLDNLESHLKLIFESIQLAKLNTIPRDILSPDELSIILDHFTNHKIIIDSIDQVYQFLNLSAFYNHTKIVFIVEIPLLDELAYRTLLLEPLIVKNKTLKLPAHTAITNDQQFYFIIEECQRVGHNQICHPENLNNFTLDGCFPYLLKGIPANCSFKEVSLPSEIKSITDNHLIAKQINSQEIATTCGMRNRTLSGTFLIEYHNCTIIINGLEFTNKEWYKVEPLLVVPMDGLEIQTIDIEPQISFEKLHFINRHHLETLNSKTNVTAFTSISLSSISLIIATIAIFFLISRKFSNHWNHHNKKPSSGHRVEFTANEDVSIFKEGQVTDESSQISRLQELEREVHRLEEPLATLFHSK is encoded by the coding sequence ATGGATTTTCGACTGGCCATGGAAGTGTGGGTTCTCGCTTTCCTTAATCCATCCCATTCCAGCTCCTCCATTCAAATAACCGACCTCCAACATAATCCCGGATTATTGGCACTAGATATGGGTAAGTCTTTCGTGAGGATTGGGAAACATCGCTTATATCACGTTGTTGACCTTAAGCAGTGCGAACCAATTTTCGCCAGACTAGACGTCGCCATACACGGACTGAAAAGCTTTGGAAACCTCTCAGACTTGACAGCAATGTTGGAATCAAAGTTTAGCAATACTCGCAAgatgtttcaaaatttaatgCCAAGGCAAAGAAACAAGAGAGGGTTGCTCAACTTTGTAGGATCAGCCATAAAGCAGATAACCGGAAATCTCGATAATGACGATCtaatagaaatatcaaaaactctCAAAGCTCTAGAAATCGATGACAAAATTTTAATTAACGAAAATAACGAGCAAGCTAGGATTAACACCCAACTTCAGGACAGGTTAAACAAGTTTATAGAACAGTTTGAATTTGATCACAACCTTATCAGGAAAAATCTTATAGCAGCTAAGTCAAATTCAGGAATCGACAAAACAATCAAACTACTGagagaaatattgaaaattaatatCCAGCTAGATAATTTAGAATCTCACCTGAAGCTTATTTTCGAATCAATCCAACTAGCTAAACTAAATACCATACCAAGAGACATCCTTTCCCCCGACGAGTTGAGCATAATATTAGATCATTTTACCAACCATAAAATTATCATAGATAGCATTGATCAGGTTTATCAATTCCTTAATCTCAGCGCATTTTATAATCacacaaaaattgttttcatagtAGAAATTCCCTTACTAGATGAACTTGCTTATAGAACGCTGCTATTAGAGCCATTAAtagtcaaaaataaaacacttaagctACCCGCTCACACAGCAATCACCAATGACCAACAATTCTACTTCATCATCGAGGAGTGCCAACGAGTCGGCCATAACCAAATCTGCCacccagaaaatttgaacaatttCACCTTAGATGGTTGCTTTCCATACTTGCTAAAAGGAATCCCTGCGAACTGCTCGTTCAAGGAAGTAAGTCTACCCTCAGAAATCAAGTCTATAACCGATAATCacttgattgcaaaacaaataaacagtCAAGAGATAGCAACCACTTGCGGGATGCGGAATCGAACCCTCTCGGGAACATTCCTAATCGAATACCACAATTGTACCATAATTATAAATGGGTTGGAATTTACCAACAAAGAATGGTACAAGGTAGAGCCATTATTGGTCGTTCCCATGGATGGTTTAGAAATCCAAACTATTGATATAGAGCCtcaaataagttttgaaaaacttcatttcattAACAGGCATCATTTGGAGACATTAAATTCTAAAACCAACGTAACCGCCTTTACTTCCATATCTTTGTCGAGCATAAGCCTGATAATCGCAACAATCGCTATATTTTTCTTAATAAGCAGGAAATTTAGCAACCACTGGAACCATCACAACAAGAAGCCCTCATCCGGTCACAGAGTTGAATTCACTGCAAACGAGGACGTTTCGATCTTCAAGGAGGGGCAAGTTACAGACGAATCCTCCCAGATCAGCAGATTGCAAGAACTGGAACGCGAAGTCCACCGACTCGAGGAACCACTCGCCACATTATTTCATTCGAAGTGA